One segment of Vibrio mimicus DNA contains the following:
- the waaA gene encoding lipid IV(A) 3-deoxy-D-manno-octulosonic acid transferase → MLLRTLYSLLLTLAAPFLLYGLYRHKQGKPSVGKRWKEHFGATPPLKTTNSPIWIHAASVGETLAVTPLIKQIKQRSPNTPILLTTTTPTGAEQAEKLADWIEHRYTPIDFSFAVRGFLRRVRPCQLIIVETELWPNTLHTVAKAGLPITLVNARLSEKSYRGYQRIRPFFNSMAKPLSLVLCQFADDAQRFIQLGMAEKKIKITGSIKFDISITDEVIAQGEALRTALGNHRPVWIAASTHQGEDEIVLAAHQAILKQHPDALLILVPRHPERFAAVHKLAASLFSVQTRSSQQTIASDTQVYLGDTMGEMLVLLGASDVCFMGGSLVGKKVGGHNLLEPAALVKPIITGPSFYNFTDITHALMNAHACVIADQSETIAKQVNHWFSDVQERQQCGKNALKIVMQNRGALENTLIELGFTKEFVQ, encoded by the coding sequence ATGCTGCTCCGTACGCTTTATTCGCTTTTACTCACTTTAGCTGCACCGTTTTTACTGTATGGCCTCTACCGCCATAAACAGGGAAAACCCAGTGTAGGAAAACGTTGGAAAGAGCATTTCGGCGCTACCCCACCACTAAAAACCACAAACTCACCGATTTGGATCCATGCCGCGTCGGTGGGTGAAACCCTGGCCGTAACGCCACTGATTAAGCAAATTAAGCAGCGTTCACCAAATACACCAATTCTACTGACTACCACCACCCCGACGGGTGCTGAACAAGCAGAAAAGTTGGCAGATTGGATTGAGCATCGCTATACCCCGATTGATTTTTCGTTTGCAGTGAGAGGCTTTTTACGTCGAGTCCGACCTTGCCAATTGATCATAGTGGAAACAGAACTGTGGCCAAATACTCTGCATACCGTTGCCAAAGCGGGTTTGCCGATTACACTCGTGAATGCACGACTTTCGGAAAAATCCTATCGCGGCTATCAGCGTATTCGCCCGTTCTTTAACAGTATGGCGAAACCTCTCAGCCTAGTGTTGTGTCAATTTGCTGACGATGCACAGCGGTTTATTCAGCTCGGTATGGCCGAGAAAAAAATCAAAATTACCGGTTCGATTAAGTTTGATATCAGCATCACCGATGAGGTGATTGCTCAAGGTGAAGCGCTCAGAACAGCTTTAGGAAACCATCGTCCAGTCTGGATAGCCGCAAGCACACATCAAGGCGAAGATGAAATCGTCTTAGCGGCACATCAAGCGATCCTCAAGCAGCATCCTGATGCTCTTTTGATTTTAGTGCCGCGCCATCCTGAACGTTTTGCGGCGGTGCATAAGCTCGCAGCCAGTCTCTTTTCTGTGCAAACTCGTAGCAGCCAACAAACAATAGCCTCCGACACTCAAGTGTATCTAGGCGATACCATGGGGGAGATGCTGGTATTGCTCGGCGCATCTGATGTGTGCTTTATGGGGGGCAGTTTAGTGGGCAAAAAAGTCGGCGGGCATAATTTGCTTGAACCTGCCGCACTGGTAAAACCCATCATTACTGGCCCTAGCTTTTACAACTTTACCGATATCACCCACGCACTCATGAATGCACATGCCTGTGTGATTGCTGACCAATCAGAAACTATTGCCAAGCAGGTGAACCATTGGTTTTCTGATGTTCAAGAACGGCAGCAATGCGGAAAAAATGCGTTAAAGATCGTGATGCAAAATCGTGGGGCCCTCGAAAACACCTTGATCGAATTAGGTTTTACTAAGGAATTCGTCCAATGA